Below is a window of Ailuropoda melanoleuca isolate Jingjing unplaced genomic scaffold, ASM200744v2 unplaced-scaffold8310, whole genome shotgun sequence DNA.
acagcagaggctctggtcaGGGAAGCATCTGTGGGAATGTCCACAAGCACAGGGGCGCAGGGGAGTGTCTGGGCTTTCCTAGTGCGAGCATCCCTGTCAGGAGCCTGAGACTTAAACAGAACAGTGTTACAGTCCACATTCTCAGGAAGAGGAGTGACAGAAGTGATGTAAAAAGATTGACAGTTTCTAGGTGAAAACTGGGATTTTGAATTCTCACCTACAATAAAGTAATGTGATGGGCTTAGTGGCCAAGTGTAATTTCTTCCACATGAAGAATACAACTCATGATTATTCTTtggaaaatcaaggaaaaatttCCATGGCATGGAATAAGTCATATGAACCGAAATtagtttgtatgtgtgtatgtgtgtgtgtgcgtgtgtgtgtgtgttatgttagtcaccatacagtacatcattagtttttgatgtagtgttccttgattcattatttgcatataacacccagtgctcagcacaacatgtgccctacttaatacccatcactgggctaacccatctccctcccctcccccctgaaaccctcagattgcttcccagagtccatagtctctcatgatttgtctcccccTCAGATTtgctccccttcatttttcctccttcccctaatgtcctctgtgctattcctcatgttccacataagagtgaaaccatataataattgtctttctctgaaatgaAATTAGTTTAAGAAATCCAACATGTTCCACGTAAGATACAGAAATTTTCAGGCATTTGCAATCCAAAGTTGGGGAAAACATTGAGAACAgatgaaaatggacaaagggaAAACTGTCTATTTTTCAGACAGAGCAAAAAGTTAATAAAGTGAGTTACTTAATTATATGGAGATGTTTAATTCaagcaaatggaaattctaggaaataaatagaagaagCAGATTCTACTTTCATAGTCTGGTTGAAGAATAGCAGTTCCTGGCTGTGAGGTAATGAGCCCTGCAGTCATGGGCATTTCTTCAGCCACAGGACTATTGGCCCTTACATAACTGGAACCCCAATGATTCCCTTCAGAGccctctttatgtctctgttcctcaggctgtagatgaaggggttcagcatgggtgtgaccaccgtgtacatgaacgaggccactgcacttgcgtgggagctctggggagcagcagagctaaggtacactcctaggctcgtacaaaaaaataaggagacaactgagaggtgagatgcacaggtggaaaatgctttatacttgcctTGAGCTGATGATATTCCACGTATGGTGGAAACTATCTTAGAGTAAGAGTAAAGGACCCCAGCAAAAGCACCACCACCCAGCACTACAATTGCAAAATACATCAACAAGTTATTAAGAAAGTTATTGGAACAGGCAAGTTGGACTATTTCATTGAGTTCACAAAAATAGTGGGGAATGTGCAATTGTATACAGAAGGAAAGCCGCAACATCATTAAGCTTTGTAAGAAGGAATTCAGGATACATGTGATCCAGGACAGAAGAACAAGCAGTCGGCAGAGCTGGGGGCTCATTATTACCGGGTAGTTCAGGGGGTGGCAGATGGCTACAAatcggtcataggccatcacagccAGGAGAAAGACATCCAATACAGCAAAGAGTGTGAAAAAATACATCTGGGTGAGGCAGCCTTCAAAAGTTATGACTTTGGTCTCtgtctggatgttccacagcatcttggggacagtggtggaggtgaaacagatgtctacaaaggacaggttggccaggaagaagtacatgggggtgtggaggtgggagtctgAGCCGACGGCTAAGATgatgagcaggtttccaaacacggtgatcaggtacatggagaggaaaagcccgaATAGGAGGGGCTGCAATTCTGGGTCCTCTGATAATCCCAGAAGAATAAATTCTGAAATTCATGTATCATTTCCTGGGTCCATGTGGTGGAGGTGACTACCAGGgaacaaaaaaataacatgactgatttttctcaataatgaaaattacaaatatcaTTGAAAttctataacttttattttacattcaaaAATTCAATATCCATAGTTTTTATATGGAATGTGTCCTCTTTTGGACCCCACATTCTAGCATGAAAAGGAATGTCATCCCACATTTGGCCTTTTCCCCAAATATTCATGTATTCTATACTTTTAATGAGAAATTCTGCCACATGTTTAAGGAAATATCTTGAGTACTGACTAACTATCAGGCAAAGATAATAGGTGTCAAGAAAAGAGTGTCTGCACAGTTCAGTGATGGGTAAGATAATCTGGTGCTCTGAGCCTGCCCCGGACATCAAAATGACATGGTGTTTCTGAGACAGTAAAAGTATGGAGACAAGCCCTGGGGGTCACAGCCCAGGGAAGCCTCCTCCACCAGCAGCACCTACTTGCCCACAAACCCCTAGATGCCACTTTGTACCCTTGACTATGGCTGAGCTACCGACAAGAGTATTGCATGTTTCATTCAGGGCTAGTCCAGAGGAGGGGGACAGTTGGGTGCCAGGTGTGGGTCAGACTGGCTATTCCTGGCAGCCTGACTTTCTGACCTCCGAGGCTGTTGGGCCACTCTCTTACCCTAGGATGGGTCACCAAGGGACACCTTGGCTAAGGACAGGGGGCTGATATGTCAGGATGCCCTTATAGGCACGGTTTTTGAACATGTCCAGAAACATACCAGAATCGCGAGATGGGAAAGAGCACATCTTTTGTGGGGACTCCTCTGGACTGTGTACTGCGAAACTGAGTAACTACCCCTTGTAaaagttttcagtgttttccatgAGTTAAAAACAGCGGGTTCTTCAAGGCAAGGTAAAATCAGATGTGACCTTTGCAGTGCGACCTCCCAGGCATGGTCTCATCTTTATTCCCTAGGACTCTCCCTTGGGGCAccttttaacccactggaaacaattTGGATTGCAAAATTGAGGAAAGGACTGCTGCAGTAACACTGCATGGCCTCAGTGGGATCTATCAGTCAGAGCTCTTCTGCAGAAAACAGGGCTCTGCATCAGGACCTTTACCTAAGGACCTTTTCCAGAATCTGTTTGCCCGAGCACATCTGGTGAGTAAATTCCCTCCCGACATTTTGGATGATAATTATCCAAATAGGCCTCCTCAGAATAAACCCAGtttgctggaggaaacacaggccctCCCTAGCAAAGGGGACACTGACTCTTTCTCACTTCTCTTCCTAAtagatgtgggggcttctccctcgTTTGTTTCTGCAGTTAATGGCTGTAATTGGAACCCATTGTCTCTGGTTAGTCTACCTCGGGACAGGGACTTTTCAGAGTATTCCCGAGCAGCTGCTGAAACTCCCTTTGTTTCCCCGTCTTTTCTGGCTCAACATGGACTCCCTAATTCCACTTTGGTGGAAACACGAATGAACAAAAATCTGCATCTCCTCATGTGTCCAAGCGGACAGGCTGGAGAACTTGGgatcttctttctctgctttctagcAGCACTCTCCCTCATCTACCTCCCCGTCCGCCTCCTGTTTCTGCACCAACTTGGGCGGGACCTGGGGACACCACTCACTTCAAATTTCCCCACCAGTGTGGCAGGTAAAAATTGGCAGTGGGGAACAAAACTGATTGACTTCTaaaaggaatgaaccatgagagatgatggactctgggaaacaaactgaggacttccgaggggagggggatgggggaatgggatagaccggtgatgggtagtaaggagggcacgtactgcatggtgcgctgggtgttatatgcaagtaatgaatcatcgagctttacatcaaaaactagggatgtactgtatggtgactaacataatataataaaaagttattataaaaaaataaaataaaaaaataagagagaatcCAGGTGGAATATAATTCAGTATTTATGTgaatttaagtttgttggtttaattaagatagaGACATCTTTAaagttatcagcattaaatgtGAATCTCTTACTCTACCAAGATTTACTGAAGGTAAATAAGCACATGATCCCTGTTGCAATTTGTCAGCAAAAAGATGgcttaaaatgatggttaattttctgtCTCAAAGTCATGGTAATTGTTAATATAGCTTTCATTCAAAGTCTTTAGTGacctgaaactttaaagttttgcttggatgataAATTGGGATTAAATTCACTGGACATCTAGGTCTTCTACAAATAATATAAAGTGCTAAAGCATTGATTATTGGATATAGGTTTCTGCTTTTGCTTCTTACTGCAAATTAACTAAGAATATTTGGGTCTGTTGGTAAGCATACTTtgactaacgaatcatcgaactttacatcaaaaaccagggatgtactgtatggtgactaacataatataataaaaaatattattataaaaaataataataatatggaaGACCTTAAAAATGTGAATAGCAGTCACTCTGTGAAATTGACATTAGCAATGAATAgcttaattagttaattaatcaAATACAAATAAAGTGATCACTCGTTCTGGGCTGAGTTGAATTGGCTCTCAGGTGGTGATGGGTCAATGTTCTTGGCTTCCATTCTCTCTGACCCTGTCATCCATGGTCCACTGGGGCGTTGGACTCACCTGGCTGGGGTGTCTGACAGGAAGCTGTCCTTGTGGAAGTCTGAATTCCTCCCTGGACAACAGATGATATGGACTAAAGCTCTGTCCTCAGCCAAGGCAGCAGGAAGAAGTGAAGCTTCGGCCCCAGCCAGAATTAGGACTTAGAACAAACATGGAAAAGCATGGACCTTCCCATCCAAGGTTGCACAGGCTGACAGACTGGAGGACGTATTTACAGCTCTCTGTATCTGCTCATTAGGTATATTTCCCTCTTGTGACTCCAGCATTGTTCCCGGTGGAAAATTGGCACACGAAGGACATTTCTCTAATGAATCTCTGTTCCCAAAAGACCCGTTTAAAAACAGTGaatccagggacacctgggtggctcagtcgttaagtgtctgcctttggccgaggacctgatcccagggtcctgggatcaagccccgcatcagggagcctgcttcttcctctcccactccccctgcttgtgttccctctctctctggctgtctctctctctgtaaataaatacataaaatcttaaaaaaaaaaaaacacagtgaaaCCAGTTGGGGgttttcattcccttcccctgAACTTGCCGCCTTTTTGATGTGTGGATCTCCTAGCATTTTATCTCACCTCCAAGTTATACTTTTCTCCAAGTCTATGACCAAGGAACCTACCTGGATTAGGTCTCTTTATCTTCAAAGAATTGACACGTGCTGGGGACTCACCCTGCTGTCTCCAGACGGGATCTATTCTTCTTTTTGGTATGGTGGAGAAGTGGGTTTTTCTGATAATAAACCTCTTTGGCTGCAAGAGACTTGTGCAATTACAGTTATTATTTCTtacatcaggggtgcctgagtccctcagttggttaggcagctagctcttgattttggctcaggtcatggtctcacggtcgtgggattgagcccagcactgggctccgtgcttaTCTGGGAGTCATCTTAAGGgttctcactctccctgcccctctgccctttccccactcatgtgagctctgtctctctaaaataaataaacaaatcttaaaaaaagaatcacttcaTCTCAAATTAAAAGCTGTCACTTAGTCCcttgttataaaatatttgctaattataAGACATATACTTAGATGTTTGTATGTACTATCACTTGTCCTGAGCACCTTAGAtggattgtttgatttttgtaAACATGTTATTCCTGAGAAGTACATTGCCTGACTCCGTTCTCCATGCAGAAATGACTCTTGGTGGTGTCTCGTGATCTGCCTGAAGTTAATATCTGAGTATGTGGTAGGGCTTGAGTGGGATTCTCTCAGGAAGCTTCTAGTTCTCAAGCTctggggcagtggttctcaaccaggaaTGAATTTTGCTCTGCAGATGTCTGGTAATGTCTCATTCTCTGAACACCTGCATCCACAAGAAAGCACCCTCCCAAAATGGAATTACACTGTCCCATATGTCAAAGGAAACAGGTGAGAAAACCTATTCTTGACCAGCACTTCTCCAACTTCAAGTTGTCTACGAGGAATCCATGAATCCACACGGATCCCGCTACAAATGCAGAATCTGATCGCAGGTCTGAGTGGCCCAGAGATTCTGCCTTTATGGCAAGCTCGCAGTTGCTGTTGATGCTCGGGTCCTGGTCTGTGGACCACTCTTTGATTAGCAAGGCTGTGATCCTGCGTTAGAGTTAGGTGCAGGGTGTTTTAGGTCTTCTGCACCAAAAGTTACCACTGCCTGTAATTTTGAAGAAATCACGTATTCACTCATTATAGAGGCTATGTaaattctgtgtttgtttcttttatgtacAGGTCCTTGAGTGACACAAATTAATACACCTCTGAAAAGAACTTTTTAGAAAGCAGAATAAGGGCCTCCCAAATACATGCACATCCTCATCCCCGTACTTAGGCACATGTTATTGTTTGTAGCAAGGGAGAATTAAGTTTACAGATTGAACAGGGTTGTCAATCAACTTACCTTCAGATAAAAAGATTAGTGAGGGTTGGAAAAATTGggacccttgtgtactgttggtgaaaatgcatATTGGTGGAGCAGCTGTGGAATACggtattaattaaaaatagaattaacatatgattCTGTAATTGTGCTACTGgatgtttacccaaagaaaacaaaaacattaattggaaaagatatatgcacccttatgtttcttcatagcattatttacaatatcctaGATATTGAATTAAcgcaagtgtccatcaatagatgaatggataaagaagatgtggtacatatatatacaatgggatatacATATTCAGTCGCCAAAAAGAATAAGTTCTtcccatttgcatcaacatggatggacctagagggtataatgctaagtgaaataaatcagtcagagaaagacaaataccatatcatttcactgaTAACtagtatttaagaaacaaaacaaacaagcaggggaaaaaagagaaaaacaaaagaaagaaattcttaaatatagagaacaaatgatggttgccagagaagagATGTGCAGGGGAACGGGGAAAATAGACAAAGTAGATTAAGGGGacatttatctttgtttcttttatgaagTCCAAACAGGTTATTCTTACTTTTGTCTCctttgcctcagaagacatatctagtaagaagctgctaGGGTCGATGTTGAAatggttgctgcctgtgttctcttggCTTTTGatgggattcctgtctcacatttaggtctttcatccattttgagtttatttttgtgtatgctgtcgGAAAGTGGTCgagtttttttcttctgcatgtggctctccGGTTTCCCCAACACTATGTGTTGAcaagattgtctttttttcctttggatattcttcctgctttgacgatgattagttgaccatgtagttATGGGTCCATTTTtggtttcctattctgttccattgatcaatgtgtctatttttgcaccaggaccacactgttttgatcactacagctttgtaatatcaCTTGAAGTCTgtaattgtgatacctctagcctCATgccaacacaagaaacaacaggtatgggcaaggatgtggggaaagggaaaccctcgagcactgttggtgggaatgcaaactggcacagccactctgaaaaacaacatggattttcctcaaaaagttaaaaatagaagtgcctatgacccagcaattgcactactaggtatttacccaaagaatacaaaaatactgttcagtcatcttattttattttttaaagaaagaaaattctttactAAGTAACCTAAAAAATTTAACAGCATTTTGTTATGTAGGAACCTGCCTCAAGTTTTGCCCATGCACACATATCATAGGTACCTTATTCACAGTTCCGCTTCAGTGGGTAGAGTTGCTTCACTTCATATTGTGGTCCCAGGTCTCAGTGTTTGAATTCCCTCAGAATGCACCTTATAAAATCAGTAGATGTAAGCATGCAGGAGTTTACTTATGAAAGGCCCTAGGAATTCAAACACATGCATCTATGCTTCTTTATCTTCTGTGTAGCTAACGACCAGAGAAGTCTTGGCTTTGACATAGTTTATAACCGAATATATAAAATTCTACTATTTAAAGGAAACGGTTGTCATTTTCGACAGAGGCTCACTCTTAGGTAATCTGCACTCCTTGGTACATGAAAGTCTGGCTATAATagattattatttaacatttgcTTTTTGTACCCTTTGCAACTTTAGATTTAGTTGTTTGTATTTTGCGAGACTAACATATTGTGTGTTGTAGCTCTGAATGCTTTCTTCTGATCCTCTTTGATTCCGTTAAATTTTTGGCAATTGCATACTAGCTTTCAAGTTAGTaattaaataacatttgttgatacttagaaaataaaaaaaataaagatgtaaatgtggaaaaaaagaatacctacCTACAAAATATGTATCAGTTAATATTcttcatgaaataattttctaagtatTAATGAATGTTATTTAATTACTAACTTGAAAGTTATCTtatctttttgacattttaatttttttaattgtttctttaaaaaaattttttttaattttttattatgttatgttagtcaccatacagtacatccctgttttttgatgtaaagtttaatgattcattagttgcatataacacccactgcaccatgcaatacatgccctccccaccacccatcaccagcctatcccattcccccacccccctccatgagagactatggactctgagaattaattaattttaaaaaagataaaatgcttaCCTATGATTGTCCAGGTGGGATGAAGGTAATCACAACAGTCCTGCAAATGTTGACAAGAGCAACAAAAGAGTTGGTGTCCAAGAGACTTTGAAAATGCTGCCCTGCTGTCTCTGAAGGTGGAAGAAGGGTCATGAGCCCAGGAATGCAGGTGGCCAGCAAGACAGACTGGAATTGGAAAACAAACAACAGTTCCTCCCTTGAGCCTGTAGAAGGAGCTCAACCCTGCAGACATCTTGCTATTAGCCCAGTGAGACTCCTTCCGAGtttctgcctccagaactgtaagagcacatgtgtgtttgtttttagcaaCGAGTGTGGGGATATTTTACCGTGGCAGGAGGATTCTCATATGGACATAGTCAACAAAACTATTTGAGGTAACGGAGTTTAAGTCTCTCAATTCACTCATCAGCTTACCTTGGATAAGGacaatttacattaaaaacccACAGTAggtagaaaggaaattttaaattgatttggCGATATTCTGCCCCATCACCTGGTGCAGTGAGNGCAACGAGTGTGGGGATATTTTACCGTGGCAGGAGGATTCTCATATGGACATAGTCAACAAAACTATTTGAGGTAACGGAGTTTAAGTCTCTCAATTCACTCATCAGCTTACCTTGGATAAGGacaatttacattaaaaacccACAGTAggtagaaaggaaattttaaattgatttggaGATATTCTGCCCTATCACCTGGTGCAGTGAATTCCTTGTGGCACCTGACTATGGGACCTTTGAGGCAGTGACACAGGACAGAAACTCATGATCAAAATCAAGGTCAGCCATCGTAGTTTAAATCTTTGTCTGTATCTCTGCAtccttttatttcacataaattgaaaagtttattcttttttagtgcTATCCTCTCCAGCTTTCTCAAGAATCCTTTCAACATAAGAGATAAGATCATATATGCAACTGTGTGTGAACATGTGATGagattatttgaaagaaaatgtatataaacacacacatacacaagacaCAACCATTAccctcaaatgttttctttgaagtaaaaaaggaagttccacacattttattcattccccACAACGTCCATATGAAGTCGTGTTTAGAATCCCACGTTACCTTCAGAAACAGGGAATATGATGCTCGGGATGCTTACATTTGTAGTAATTACCTAACAAAACCGTTAAAACTTACGTACAGTCCTAAGTCATAAACAAATAGAAACTTGCACcatgttctcttcatttttgtggAGCTCTNATGAAGTCGTGTTTAGAATCCCACGTTACCTTCAGAAACAGGGAATATGGTGCTCGGGATGCTTACATTTGTAGTAATTACCTAACGAAACCGTTAAAACTT
It encodes the following:
- the LOC105234978 gene encoding LOW QUALITY PROTEIN: olfactory receptor-like protein OLF4 (The sequence of the model RefSeq protein was modified relative to this genomic sequence to represent the inferred CDS: substituted 1 base at 1 genomic stop codon), with protein sequence MDPGNDTXISEFILLGLSEDPELQPLLFGLFLSMYLITVFGNLLIILAVGSDSHLHTPMYFFLANLSFVDICFTSTTVPKMLWNIQTETKVITFEGCLTQMYFFTLFAVLDVFLLAVMAYDRFVAICHPLNYPVIMSPQLCRLLVLLSWITCILNSFLQSLMMLRLSFCIQLHIPHYFCELNEIVQLACSNNFLNNLLMYFAIVVLGGGAFAGVLYSYSKIVSTIRGISSAQGKYKAFSTCASHLSVVSLFFCTSLGVYLSSAAPQSSHASAVASFMYTVVTPMLNPFIYSLRNRDIKRALKGIIGVPVM